In Accipiter gentilis chromosome 18, bAccGen1.1, whole genome shotgun sequence, the following are encoded in one genomic region:
- the ADIPOR2 gene encoding adiponectin receptor protein 2 gives MNELTELDNAGSPEPGLRLRKGHMSDTATTQAPFEEDSCEQRLLLVDPPLSSDQENCSEDYKHNDESSQEDEGFMGMSPLLQAHHAMERMEEFVCKVWEGRWRVIPHDVLPDWLKDNDYLLHGHRPPMPSFRACFKSIFRIHTETGNIWTHLLGCVFFLCLGIFYMFRPNMSFVAPVQEKVVVGLFFLGAILCLSFSWLFHTVYCHSEGVSRLFSKLDYSGIALLIMGSFVPWLYYSFYCNPQPCFIYLIVICVLGIAAIIVSQWDMFATPEYRGVRAGVFLGLGLSGVIPTLHFVISEGLLKAATMGQIGWLALMACLYITGAALYAARIPERFFPGKCDIWFHSHQLFHVFVVAGAFVHFHGVSNLQEFRFTVGGGCTEEDGMQ, from the exons ATGAATGAACTAACGGAACTCGATAATGCTGGTTCTCCAGAGCCAGGTCTACGGCTCAGAAAAGGACACATGTCTGACACTGCAACAACACAGGCACCCTTTGAAGAGGACAGCTGTGAGCAGAGGCTTCTTTTAGTGGATCCGCCTCTGTCTTCTGACCAGGAAAAT tgttCTGAGGATTATAAACACAATGATGAGTCATCTCAAGAAGACGAAGGGTTTATGGGTATGTCACCTCTTCTACAAGCCCACCATGCTATGGAGAGAATGGAAGAATTTGTGTGTAAG GTATGGGAGGGCCGATGGAGAGTCATTCCCCATGATGTTCTGCCTGACTGGCTAAAGGACAATGACTACCTGTTGCATGGACACAGACCGCCCATGCCTTCCTTCCGGGCTTGTTTCAAGAGTATCTTCAGAATACATACAGAGACTGGTAACATCTGGACACATCTTCTAG GATGCGTGTTCTTCCTTTGTCTGGGAATCTTCTACATGTTCCGGCCAAACATGTCCTTTGTAGCACCTGTGCAGGAGAAAGTGGTTGTTGGATTGTTTTTCTTGGGAGCCAtactctgcctctccttctcatGGCTCTTCCACACAGTTTATTGCCACTCAGAAGGTGTTTCCCGGCTCTTCTCCAA gCTGGATTATTCTGGTATTGCACTTCTCATAATGGGCAGCTTTGTACCATGGCTGTACTACTCCTTCTATTGCAACCCTCAGCCTTGCTTCATCTACTTGATTGTGATTTGTGTCCTGGGCATCGCAGCCATAATTGTCTCACAATGGGACATGTTTGCGACCCCTGAATACCGGGGTGTAAGGGCAG GAGTATTTCTAGGTCTGGGTCTTAGTGGGGTTATTCCCACTCTGCATTTTGTCATCTCTGAGGGGCTCCTGAAAGCAGCCACAATGGGGCAGATAGGCTGGCTGGCACTCATGGCATGCCTGTACATCACTGGTGCTGCACTATATGCTGCCCGCATCCCGGAGAGATTCTTCCCTGGCAAGTGTGACATCTGG TTCCACTCCCATCAGCTGTTTCACGTCTTTGTAGTGGCTGGCGCATTTGTGCACTTCCACGGGGTTTCAAACCTCCAGGAGTTCCGTTTCACGGTTGGAGGAGGCTGCACAGAAGAAGATGGGATGCAGTAA